A stretch of Leishmania infantum JPCM5 genome chromosome 19 DNA encodes these proteins:
- the PEX13 gene encoding putative peroxin 13, with the protein MFGGMYGGGLGGMYGGGLSGMYGSSMYGGGLGGMGSSIYGGGMYGNSGLMGGSSHGMSGGLNSFARNNPYGSNSNYSLGGFNSLGSNADGTQNNGMQSSLTLQQQADQPNQLASPIHQHAASLPPLNESPEERSRRIQAEHKKERQLIRQQREQHRQARLQARMEIAGHLTNVLVQGLRSAMELFGVCFGTYYSMKAVRAFSNAQERMPGMGMGMGATYPYGAAVAKTQAVVTGASGVQQAAKAASGGPSRWRAWLLCIAFFLLGEVLYGIATRQRANPPQRRHRITSPAEDAYGNVISQDEYEVSIRSSDAESRLTEEDKGEEETLSEAWGHTYNANGVYGASQAVRPSGGTGARRVYYALYDYQAPQADGSRLSFKAGDEFVVENYAEGSWCEAMAVEGGSYSSHARRGLVPSNFLRLAERITKL; encoded by the coding sequence ATGTTCGGCGGCAtgtacggcggcggcctggGTGGCAtgtacggcggcggcctgaGTGGCATGTACGGCAGCAGCATGTACGGCGGCGGGCTAGGTGGCATGGGCAGTAGCATATACGGTGGCGGCATGTACGGCAACTCGGGTCTCATGGGAGGCTCATCGCACGGCATGAGCGGTGGCCTCAACAGCTTTGCCCGAAACAACCCGTACGGTTCCAACTCCAACTACAGCCTTGGTGGTTTCAACAgcctcggcagcaacgccgacgGCACTCAGAATAACGGCATGCAATCCTCGCTCACCTTGCAACAGCAAGCGGACCAGCCCAATCAGCTAGCGTCCCCTATCCACCAGCACGCTGCATCTTTGCCACCACTGAACGAGTCACCTGAGGAGCGCAGCCGTCGTATCCAGGCGGAGCACAAGAAGGAACGCCAGCTGattcggcagcagcgagagcaaCACCGACAAGCGCGCCTGCAGGCCCGGATGGAGATTGCGGGCCATCTCACCAACGTGCTCGTGCAGGGCCTCCGCTCTGCCATGGAGCTCTTCGGCGTGTGCTTCGGTACCTACTATAGCAtgaaggcggtgcgcgcatTTTCCAACGCGCAGGAGCGGATGCCAGGCATGGGAATGGGCATGGGCGCTACTTACCCGTacggcgccgcggtcgcCAAGACGCAGGCGGTCGTGACGGGTGCTTCGGGGGTCCAGCAGGCCGCCAAAGCCGCCAGCGGGGGCCCAAGCAGGTGGCGGGCGTGGCTGCTCTGCattgctttttttcttttgggcGAGGTCCTGTACGGGATCGCcacacggcagcgcgcaaatccgccgcagcgccggcatcgcATCACCAGCCCAGCAGAGGACGCCTACGGAAACGTAATTAGCCAGGACGAGTACGAGGTGAGCATCCGCTCCAGCGACGCCGAGTCGCGCCTGACGGAGGAAGacaagggcgaggaggagacgctcTCGGAGGCATGGGGACATACATACAACGCCAATGGCGTGTACGGTGCCTCACAGGCGGTGCGGCCAAGTGGTGGCACCGGTGCCCGCCGAGTATACTATGCACTGTACGACTACCAGGCTCCACAGGCCGACGGTTCGCGCTTGAGCTTCAAGGCGGGTGACGAGTTTGTGGTGGAGAACTACGCCGAGGGCAGCTGGTGcgaggcgatggcggtggAGGGTGGGAGCTACTCGTCTCACGCCCGTCGTGGTCTCGTACCGAGCAACTTCTTGCGTCTCGCAGAGCGCATCACGAAATTGTAG
- a CDS encoding putative fibrillarin yields MRGGRGGFGGRGGGGRGGGGRGGGRGGGRGSGRGGGRGSGRGGGRGGRGGAGTPKGNIFHPHARFNGCYLLAGKDTLSTRSLVPGVSVYSEKRVNGTVAGESESHEFRVWNPYRSKLASAIYAGVASIYMEPGSAVLYLGAASGTTVSHVSDLVGPEGVVYAVEFSHRSGRDLEEMTKRRSNIVPILEDARYPQKYRMLIPRLVDCIFMDVAQPDQARILALNAQHFLKANGGFVISIKANCIDSTADPAAVFASEVQKLKDSGLRPKEQVSLEPFERDHCVVTGYYKNVPQAT; encoded by the coding sequence ATGCGCGGCGGGCGCGGTGGCTTCGGTggacgcggtggtggcggtcgcggtggtggtggccgtggcggcggccgtggcggtggacGTGGTAGCggtcgcggtggcggccgtggtagtggccgcggcggtgggcgtGGCGGTCGTGGAGGTGCGGGTACGCCGAAGGGCAACATCTTCCACCCGCATGCCCGCTTCAACGGCTGCTACCTCTTGGCAGGCAAGGACACTCTCTCCACGCGGTCGCTGGTCCCTGGCGTGTCGGTGTACAGCGAGAAGCGTGTGAACGGCACGGTGGCCGGCGAGTCTGAGTCACACGAGTTCCGCGTATGGAACCCGTACCGCTCCAAGCTAGCGTCCGCGATCTACGCTGGTGTAGCGAGCATATACATGGAGCCTGGTTCTGCCGTGCTGTACCTCGGCGCAGCCAGCGGCACCACTGTTAGCCACGTCTCGGACCTTGTCGGACCGGAGGGCGTCGTGTACGCGGTAGAGTTctcgcaccgcagcggccgtgACCTGGAAGAGATGACgaagcgccgcagcaacaTCGTCCCCATCCTGGAGGATGCCCGCTACCCGCAGAAGTACCGCATGCTCATTCCCCGCCTGGTGGACTGCATCTTCATGGACGTCGCCCAGCCGGATCAGGCGCGCATTCTAGCCCTCAACGCCCAGCACTTCTTGAAGGCGAACGGTGGCTTTGTGATTTCGATCAAGGCGAACTGCATCGATTCCACGGCGGATCCGGCAGCGGTGTTTGCGTCCGAGGTTCAGAAGCTGAAGGATTCCGGCCTCCGCCCAAAGGAGCAGGTCTCACTAGAGCCCTTCGAGCGCGACCACTGCGTCGTCACGGGCTACTACAAGAACGTTCCACAGGCGACGTGA
- a CDS encoding QA-SNARE protein putative: MPLENGEVLSRCVQQVAKACSDAQSSVKELGTGRDAIARDRLRRIRLLVQQCNSRVEELLSDAEPFLESLRQQYAQQKAVFELINAEATRRERQTFRQTDPASMREGDLDALEPQVTFCEARPLNVSEFHTEEAIQREKLQSAREVESDVMDLKMAYQEFHSLVHQQQESLDRVTNNVTESRSLIERGHDQIQGATRRQRSFRKIGCISGAVVIVIMTIVIIVVTVATR, from the coding sequence ATGCCTTTAGAGAATGGAGAAGTCCTTTCACGGTGCGTCCAGCAAGTCGCCAAGGCATGCAGTGATGCGCAAAGCTCCGTGAAAGAGCTGGGGACGGGCCGGGACGCCATTGCCCGTGATCGACTCCGTCGAATCCGGCTTCTCGTGCAGCAGTGCAACAGTCGCGTAGAGGAATTGCTCAGCGATGCAGAACCTTTTCTCGAGTCGCTGAGGCAGCAGTACGCCCAACAGAAGGCAGTTTTCGAGCTCATCAATGCCGAGGCCACGCGTCGGGAGCGGCAGACGTTCCGGCAGACAGATCCGGCCAGCATGCGGGAAGGCGACCTCGACGCTCTAGAGCCGCAGGTGACATTTTGCGAGGCGCGCCCCCTCAATGTGTCGGAGTTTcacacggaggaggcgattCAGCGTGAGAAGCTACAGAGTGCGCGCGAGGTCGAGTCAGATGTGATGGACCTGAAGATGGCGTACCAGGAGTTCCACTCACTCGTGCATCAGCAACAGGAAAGCCTAGATCGTGTGACGAACAACGTGACGGAGTCCCGCTCTCTTATCGAGCGCGGGCACGATCAGATCCAAGGCGCcacgcgccggcagcgatcTTTTCGAAAAATTGGCTGCATTAGCGGCGCTGTAGTCATCGTCATTATGACTATCGTCATAATTGTAGTCACAGTTGCCACCCGATGA
- a CDS encoding putative protein kinase, whose translation MQPSSDNGASTGANVVVEGKYTIQDANIVGRGAYSVVKVCTPIHPYVPPGSRPGMKYVVKIIEKEYLISLAKGDVDMAMAEIKREIDVLRHIPSHENVVTFLEYVETEKQFLLFFEKVQCGDLCELILQSSSGKLTEEKSKLYTYQIIKAVLHCHLHDIIHRDIKPENLLVSEDDNIKLTDFGLAKRSRGVCTGDSPRDPLDVTALMMPYPGCERLLGKRVVCSDVIGTPRYGAPEMFYAKFTQTHYDGFNADTWSIGVVTYITLSGSFPYSPGSNASEKEVFRTIMSTPLPKPSGISPLAWEFVQSMLNKDPSKRTPLYAALNHPWLADVVVQRGSVVAAQLRASVISADVESAAARFDEEARRLRICMAKLQSEVAALREERDRVREVQQPALQETHTQARRAQTPSGLSRPRSTRYPASTIRVSSPARVTNHRRTGSRDSSSAGSVPRRASAPRGRSPLARSAGGAAVRRGTPARAGGTTPARSATPSRTTGARSGSAARAMISTRGATPTRSATPGRSAHDRSRTPHRSAISGTSNGTTSGVSHSTNAVNPANELHLGDQVTYKGCRAIVRFNGSTAFGAGIWIGLEMLEGNEGTNDGSSFIDKKQYFTCPKGKGVFVRASQVKKLG comes from the coding sequence ATGCAGCCGAGTAGCGACAACGGGGCGAGCACCGGCGCCAACGTCGTGGTGGAGGGCAAGTACACGATTCAGGATGCGAACATCGTAGGCCGTGGCGCGTACAGTGTGGTAAAGGTATGCACACCGATTCACCCTTACGTCCCACCAGGGTCGAGGCCTGGAATGAAGTACGTGGTGAAGATTATCGAAAAGGAGTATCTCATCTCGCTTGCCAAGGGCGACGTCGATATGGCCATGGCGGAGATCAAGCGAGAGATCGACGTGCTGCGGCACATTCCATCGCACGAGAACGTGGTCACGTTTCTCGAGTACGTAGAGACGGAGAAGCAGTTTCTGCTCTTCTTCGAGAAGGTTCAATGCGGCGACCTGTGTGAACTCATTCTGCAGTCCTCCAGCGGCAAGCTGACGGAGGAGAAATCAAAGCTGTACACGTACCAGATCAtcaaggcggtgctgcattGCCATCTGCACGACATCATCCACCGCGACATCAAGCCCGAGAACTTGCTGGTGAGCGAGGACGACAACATTAAACTGACGGATTTCGGTCTAGCAAAGCGCTCGCGCGGGGTGTGCACCGGCGACTCCCCGAGGGACCCGCTTGACGTGACGGCGTTGATGATGCCGTACCCCGGCTGCGAGCGTCTCTTGGGCAAGCGGGTTGTTTGCTCGGATGTCATCGGCACGCCCCGCTACGGCGCCCCGGAGATGTTCTACGCTAAGTTCACGCAGACCCACTACGACGGCTTCAACGCCGACACGTGGTCCATCGGCGTCGTCACGTATATTACGCTCTCCGGTAGCTTCCCCTACTCGCCGGGGTCGAACGCGTCAGAGAAGGAGGTGTTTCGCACGATCATGTCCACCCCGTTGCCGAAGCCGTCCGGCATCTCGCCGCTGGCTTGGGAGTTTGTGCAGTCGATGCTGAACAAGGACCCGAGTAAGCGCACCCCCCTGTATGCCGCGCTCAATCATCCGTGGCTGGCTGacgtggtggtgcagcgcggctccgtcgtggcggcgcagctgcgggcgAGCGTCATTTCGGCCGACGTCGagtctgctgccgcccgcttcgacgaggaggcgcgccgcctgcgcatATGCATGGCCAAGCTGCAGAGCGAAGTGGCTGCGCTCAGAGAGGAGCGCGACCGGGTGCGCGAGGTGCAGCAACCCGCCTTACAAGAGACCCACACACAGGCCCGTCGTGCGCAGACGCCGAGTGGGCTTtcgcggccgcgcagcacacgctATCCTGCGTCGACGATTCGCGTCTCCTCTCCCGCGCGCGTTACTAATCACCGCCGCACAGGCAGCcgtgacagcagcagcgctggatCCGTTCCTCGtcgcgcctctgcgccgcgcggGAGGAGCCCACTtgcgcgcagcgcaggcggcgccgcggtgcgTCGTGGCACCCCTGCAAGagccggcggcaccacccCCGCCCGCAGCGCAACGCCGTCTCGGACCACTGGCGCTCGCTCGGGCTCTGCGGCGCGAGCTATGATTTCCACTCGAGGCGCCACGCCGACACGCTCCGCCACACCGGGCCGCAGCGCCCACGATCGGTCGCGCACTCcacaccgcagcgccatATCTGGCACCTCCAACGGCACCACTTCCGGCGTGTCGCACTCCACCAACGCCGTGAATCCCGCCAATGAACTGCACCTTGGCGACCAGGTCACGTACAAGGGCTGCCGCGCTATTGTGCGGTTCAACGGTTCAACCGCGTTCGGTGCCGGCATCTGGATCGGGCTGGAGATGTTAGAGGGCAACGAGGGCACCAACGACGGCTCCTCGTTCATTGACAAGAAGCAGTACTTTACGTGCCCCAAGGGCAAGggcgtgtttgtgcgcgccTCCCAGGTGAAGAAGCTGGGCTGA